In Prunus dulcis chromosome 1, ALMONDv2, whole genome shotgun sequence, the following are encoded in one genomic region:
- the LOC117614245 gene encoding putative S-adenosyl-L-methionine-dependent methyltransferase Mjls_1072: protein MNCGSRGLHWYLPFSSRKKSSKKKKLDATYNPFSSNPWFLCVALFSYPLYHLQPLIPTHSMPYVLHSFLLVSQFPCTLKTFPCNLKTMSSQENGSPQHPTWPEFKLPDLLSTDTVRQVHATIENEWDPLQRSACQTAAGRALWKHVIHDPLADILAGETYLKNLHEKIKKDCVNKAREISGVILAVRTLWFDSKLEAALHSFNDREAQVVLLGAGMDARAYRLSCLKESNVFEVDFPEVLQIKATLLQAAMDSTNDHQYLTMTAKSITRVAADIRGNDWLEKLQISGFVPERNTVWVLEGILYYLSHSEATQVLEIIVDKCSLTNTVLLADFMNKPSTSLSSSIFHFYSDWPDHLLPSLGFSYVKLSQIGDPDAHFGLMHDPLNLFNKLRSLPRSVYTHPDDGTPCCRLYLVEASGSPKQTIPSMAS from the exons ATGAATTGTGGTAGTCGTGGACTACATTGGTACCTCCCTTTTTCATCCaggaaaaaatcatcaaaaaaaaaaaagctggATGCGACTTATAACCCATTCTCCTCAAACCCttggtttttgtgtgtggCTCTCTTTTCTTATCCCTTATATCACCTGCAACCTTTGATCCCTACACATAGCATGCCATATGTTCTTCATTCCTTTCTATTAGTTTCTCAGTTTCCCTGCACTCTAAAGACCTTTCCTTGCAATCTAAAGACCATGTCAAGTCAAGAAAATGGCTCACCTCAACACCCAACATGGCCGGAGTTCAAGCTTCCTGACTTGCTGTCTACGGACACTGTTCGACAAGTCCATGCAACAATTGAGAATGAATGGGATCCCCTTCAGCGGTCTGCATGCCAAACTGCAGCTGGTAGAGCCTTGTGGAAGCATGTGATTCATGACCCCCTGGCAGACATACTTGCTGGAGAGACGTATCTAAAAAATCTTCACGAGAAGATAAAGAAAGACTGTGTCAACAAAGCAAGAGAAATCTCTGGAGTCATTCTTGCAGTTCGAACCCTCTGGTTTGATTCAAAACTTGAAGCAGCACTTCATTCCTTCAATGACAGAGAAGCACAAGTAGTTCTTCTTGGGGCAG GAATGGATGCAAGGGCTTACCGATTGAGTTGCTTGAAGGAAAGCAATGTGTTCGAAGTTGATTTTCCTGAAGTCCTGCAAATTAAAGCCACTCTTCTGCAAGCAGCGATGGATTCTACAAACGATCACCAGTATCTAACGATGACAGCAAAATCCATAACCAGAGTGGCGGCTGATATCAGAGGCAATGACTGGCTcgaaaaacttcaaatatcAGGGTTTGTGCCAGAGAGGAACACAGTGTGGGTTCTGGAAGGCATCCTCTACTACTTATCCCACTCTGAGGCCACACAAGTACTTGAAATCATAGTAGACAAGTGCTCGCTTACTAACACAGTGCTCTTGGCAGATTTTATGAACAAACCATCAACCAGTCTCTCCAGTTCCATCTTCCATTTCTACAGCGATTGGCCTGATCATCTCCTGCCATCTCTTGGCTTTTCTTACGTTAAACTTTCACAAATTGGTGATCCAGATGCTCATTTTGGGCTCATGCACGATCCCTTAAATCTGTTCAACAAGCTCCGCAGCTTGCCTAGGTCAGTATATACCCACCCAGATGATGGAACACCATGTTGTCGCTTGTATTTGGTTGAGGCTTCTGGTTCACCAAAGCAAACTATTCCATCGATGGCCAGCTGA
- the LOC117614243 gene encoding uncharacterized protein LOC117614243: protein MALAGHRLISSSSSSTVTAISSFPPKPKPPISNHNFSSNHEIPNFLHSRRDVALLSFIALIPSLSRPDPAFGLSFGISGPKDWLREQKKKASRFLLAPIDASRESLLTAHRILTATDSNSTNEEIEEVQRLFKSAARDCVPEDRNSFVAFQANTGVEVCTFRLVVKNAASLLGDKDPVKLEAESMLNDLIRSFTSLNVLVNETDVQFASERKKVADSLMDTISSLDKFEQGIKDCLEA, encoded by the exons ATGGCACTTGCTGGGCACCGCCTTATCTCAAGCTCCTCATCATCCACTGTAACTGCCATTTCATCGTTccctccaaaaccaaaacccccAATTTCAAATCACAACTTCTCCTCCAACCATGAAATTCCAAACTTCTTACACAGTCGCAGAGACGTTGCTTTGCTCTCCTTCATCGCTCTAATTCCTTCTCTTTCGCGACCCGACCCGGCATTCGGACTCTCCTTCGGCATTT CAGGACCAAAGGATTGGCTCCGAgaacagaagaagaaggccTCCAGGTTCCTCTTGGCCCCAATTGACGCCTCTAGAGAGAGCCTCCTCACTGCTCATCGAAtactca CGGCTACCGATTCTAATAGTACAAATGAAGAAATAGAGGAGGTTCAGAGACTATTTAAATCTGCTGCGAGGGATTGCGTTCCAGAAGACAGGAATTCATTTGTTGCATTTCAAGCCAATACAGGGGTTGAG GTTTGCACATTCCGTCTGGTTGTAAAGAATGCGGCGTCGTTGCTTGGTGATAAGGATCCTGTAAAATTGGAAGCTGAATCCATGCTAAATGATCTTATAAG ATCATTCACTTCTCTTAATGTTCTGGTAAATGAGACTGACGTTCAATTTGCCTCTGAAAG AAAGAAGGTTGCAGATTCTCTCATGGATACCATATCATCCCTAGACAAATTTGAGCAGGGAATTAAGGACTGCCTTGAAGCttga